The Zygotorulaspora mrakii chromosome 3, complete sequence genome includes a region encoding these proteins:
- the SNQ2 gene encoding ATP-binding cassette transporter SNQ2 (similar to Saccharomyces cerevisiae SNQ2 (YDR011W); ancestral locus Anc_3.220), whose product MTESSSATESRSQSKTVGASSLKDYDPNGGLPNGRPISRRLSSGFDEQTASYIENLSRTLSKMTTRDGPIDIKSLGDGNNGSGDAGQGFNANRILQEFVSDANEQGVKFRKTGVMLENVGAEGDDESALEGATFGNILLLPYTIFKAVVNKRRQKKRKILQNVNLLANPGEMVLVLGRPGAGCSSLLKVTAGVIDQFSGGVQGDISYDGIPQKEMMKKFKADVIYNGELDVHFPYLTVKQTLDFAIACKTPSVRVHNVSRQEYIDQTRDLFATIFGLTHTYDTKVGNDFVRGVSGGERKRVSIAEALVARGSIYCWDNATRGLDSSTALEYAHAIRIMTNLMGSTALVTIYQASQNIYDTFDKVTLLYSGRQIYYGNIMDAKDFFYNMGYECPSRQDTAEFLTALTDPNGYHQIRKGYENKVPRTAEEFESHWRNSEEFSQFITELKDYKEKVNPDKTRNIYHESMNQEKSKHARTKSFYTVSYWEQLRLCSVRGLQRIYGNKSYTVINIAAAVTQAFIIGSLAYNSPSSTNGAFTRGGALYFALLYYSLMALANISFDHRPILLKHKNYSFYHPSTEALGSVIASFPFRMIGLTLFLIILYFLAGLHRNAGSFFIVYLFLTMCSEAINGLFEMIAAACDDISQANAIAGILMMSISLYSTYMIQLPSMHPWFKWIAYVLPIRYAFESMLNAEFHGRHMDCGGGLVPSGPGYTNLEPDQQVCAFVGSRPGQSWVLGDDYLREQFDYQYKDTWRNFGIMWCFLIGYIALKAIITEYKRPVKGGGDALIFRKGAKRFLKKNHDVNDLESADNMNIADVKEDLVNGSNSVSSKENELNGFGDLKSTGVFLWKDVCFTIPYNGGERQLLDHISGYCVPGTMTALMGESGAGKTTLLNTLAQRNVGIITGDMLVNGCSIDASFERRTGYVQQQDLHIAEMTVRESLIFSARMRRSQAVSDAEKIDFAEKVIEVLDMQEYAEALVGVPGAGLNVEQRKKLSIGVELVAKPDLLLFLDEPTSGLDSQSAWAIVQLLRRLSHAGQSILCTIHQPSATLFEQFDRLLLLKKGGQTVYFGDVGENSSTLLSYFERNGARKCDSKENPAEYILEAIGAGATASVNEDWHEIWRVSPEYKVNEEKVQQMIIELSEKNAPSSDTDKKPTKYATGYFYQMKYVYLRTFTTFWRDLPYLMSKFMLMTVGGVYVGFTFFNVGDSYTGLQNALFATFISIVISAPAMNQIQARALAARELFEVRESKSNMFHWSLLLITQYLCEIPYHFVFSTIYFVSFYFPLRIFFEASRSAVFFLNYSILFQLFYISLGLMILYMAPNLPSANVIMGLVLSFLLSFCGVVQPPSLMPGFWTFMWKASPYTYFVQNLLSLVLHGKEVVCRGKELSYLNPPAGQTCGSYMESFLSTNTGYVNNPDATQDCAYCLYSVGDEYLRRIGGSYSYLWRNFGLYWAYIIFNFFAMVAIYYLFHVRQVSLLDTTALQDFSQRLISRLSLRGSKEKK is encoded by the coding sequence ATGACAGAGAGCTCATCCGCAACGGAGTCGCGGTCGCAGTCCAAAACCGTTGGGGCCTCCAGCTTGAAAGACTATGATCCCAATGGTGGATTACCGAATGGTCGCCCTATTTCGAGACGTTTGTCGTCGGGGTTCGACGAGCAAACTGCTTCGTATATCGAAAATCTAAGTAGAACGCTCTCAAAAATGACAACGAGAGATGGCCCAATTGACATAAAGAGCTTGGGCGACGGGAACAATGGATCTGGCGATGCAGGCCAGGGTTTTAATGCGAACAGAATCCTGCAGGAGTTCGTGTCAGACGCTAATGAACAGGGTGTGAAATTCAGAAAGACGGGTGTCATGCTTGAAAACGTCGGCGCTGAAGGTGACGATGAAAGCGCGCTGGAGGGTGCGACGTTTGGTAACATTTTGTTGTTGCCGTATACCATCTTTAAGGCTGTCGTCAATAAGCGGCGtcagaaaaagagaaaaattttgcaaaatgtCAATCTGCTTGCGAACCCGGGTGAAATGGTGTTGGTGCTCGGTAGGCCTGGTGCTGGCTGTTCATCACTGCTAAAAGTCACGGCTGGTGTAATAGACCAGTTTTCCGGTGGCGTACAAGGAGATATTTCGTACGATGGTATCCCTCAAAAggagatgatgaagaaattcaaagcTGATGTTATCTATAATGGTGAGCTGGATGTTCATTTCCCATATTTGACTGTCAAACAGACCTTagattttgcaattgcGTGCAAGACACCATCGGTTAGAGTTCACAACGTGTCCCGCCAGGAATACATCGATCAAACACGAGATCTTTTTGCTACAATTTTTGGTTTGACTCATACATATGACACAAAGGTTGGTAATGATTTCGTTAGAGGTGTTTCTGGAGGTGAAAGAAAACGTGTCTCAATCGCTGAAGCTTTGGTAGCCAGAGGTTCAATTTACTGTTGGGATAATGCTACAAGAGGTTTAGATTCTTCAACGGCCTTGGAATATGCGCATGCTATTCGTATTATGACAAATTTGATGGGCTCAACAGCTTTGGTAACGATCTATCAGGCaagtcaaaatatttacgATACTTTTGATAAGGTTACACTTTTGTATTCCGGGAGACAGATTTACTATGGTAATATCATGGACGCCAAGGATTTTTTCTACAATATGGGTTATGAATGCCCTTCTAGGCAAGATACTGCAGAATTTTTAACAGCTTTAACAGATCCAAATGGTTATCACCAAATTAGGAAAGGTTACGAGAATAAAGTCCCAAGAACtgctgaagaatttgaatctCACTGGAGAAATTCAGAAGAATTTTCGCAGTTTATCActgaattgaaagattatAAAGAGAAGGTTAATCCAGacaaaacaagaaatatATACCATGAATCCatgaatcaagaaaaatcaaaacatGCCCGTACAAAATCGTTTTACACCGTTTCTTATTGGGAACAATTGAGACTTTGTTCAGTGCGTGGTTTACAAAGAATTTACGGTAATAAATCTTATACTGTTATCAATATCGCTGCGGCTGTAACGCAGGCCTTTATTATTGGATCATTGGCTTACAATAGTCCATCCTCGACGAATGGTGCCTTCACAAGAGGCGGTGCCTTATATTTTGCTTTACTTTACTATTCGTTAATGGCATTAGCAAATATTTCCTTTGATCACAGACCGATTTTATTGAAGCATAAAAATTATTCCTTTTATCATCCATCAACCGAGGCTTTGGGTAGCGTTATTGCAAGTTTCCCATTTAGAATGATTGGGTTAACATTATTTCTGATCATTCTATATTTCTTAGCTGGGTTACACAGAAACGCAGGCAGCTTTTTCATCGTTTATCTCTTTTTGACAATGTGCTCTGAAGCGATCAATGGACTGTTTGAAATGATAGCTGCTGCCTGTGATGACATATCTCAGGCCAATGCAATTGCAGGTATCTTGATGATGTCTATATCTCTCTATTCCACCTATATGATTCAACTACCCTCTATGCATCCATGGTTCAAATGGATTGCTTACGTTTTGCCAATTAGATACGCTTTTGAATCGATGTTAAATGCTGAATTTCATGGTAGACATATGGATTGTGGTGGTGGTTTAGTTCCAAGTGGGCCTGGTTACACAAATTTAGAACCTGATCAACAAGTTTGTGCATTTGTTGGATCAAGACCTGGTCAATCCTGGGTCTTGGGTGACGATTATCTAAGAGAACAATTTGATTATCAATATAAAGATACTTGGAGAAATTTTGGTATCATGTGGTGTTTCTTAATCGGTTATATTGCATTAAAAGCTATCATTACAGAATACAAACGTCCTGTAAAAGGTGGCGGTGATGCTTTGATCTTTAGGAAAGGTGCtaaaagatttttgaaaaaaaatcatgaTGTAAATGATTTAGAATCTGCTGATAATATGAATATCGCAGATGTTAAAGAAGATCTTGTAAATGGTAGTAACAGCGTCAGCtccaaagaaaatgaacTCAATGGATTTGgcgatttgaaaagtacAGGGGTTTTTCTCTGGAAAGATGTTTGTTTTACTATTCCTTATAATGGTGGTGAACGTCAATTATTGGATCATATCTCTGGTTATTGTGTACCTGGTACGATGACAGCCCTCATGGGTGAATCAGGCGCTGGTAAAACCACATTATTAAATACATTGGCCCAAAGAAATGTTGGCATTATTACAGGTGATATGCTGGTTAATGGCTGCTCCATTGATGCAAGTTTTGAAAGGCGTACTGGATATGTTCAACAACAAGATTTACATATAGCAGAAATGACAGTGCGAGAATCATTAATATTTTCCGCAAGGATGCGTCGTTCTCAAGCTGTTTCGGATGCCGAgaaaattgattttgccGAAAAGGTTATCGAAGTTCTTGATATGCAGGAGTATGCTGAGGCACTTGTTGGTGTACCTGGTGCTGGTTTAAACGTTgaacaaaggaaaaaattgtcaatTGGTGTCGAACTAGTGGCAAAACCTGATCTTTTACTGTTCTTGGATGAACCAACTTCTGGTCTTGATTCACAATCTGCTTGGGCAATCGTGCAACTGTTGAGAAGATTATCACATGCCGGCCAATCAATCTTGTGTACCATTCATCAACCTTCTGCTACTTTATTTGAACAGTTCGATAGGTTACTACTGCTGAAAAAAGGTGGTCAAACTGTATATTTCGGTGATGTTGGTGAAAACTCATCAACATTATTAAGTTACTTCGAAAGAAATGGTGCTCGAAAATGTGATTCGAAGGAAAATCCTGCCGAATATATTCTTGAAGCAATAGGGGCAGGTGCCACAGCATCAGTGAATGAAGATTGGCATGAAATTTGGAGAGTATCACCGGAATACAAAgtaaatgaagaaaaagttcaaCAAATGATTATCGaattatctgaaaaaaatgcgCCATCATCTGACACAGATAAAAAGCCTACCAAATATGCCACCGGCTATTTCTATCAAATGAAGTATGTTTACTTGAGAACGTTCACTACTTTCTGGAGGGATCTACCTTATTTGATGTCAAAATTTATGTTGATGACAGTTGGTGGTGTTTACGTAGGGTTCACGTTCTTCAATGTTGGTGATAGTTATACTGGTTTGCAAAATGCATTGTTCGCAACTTTCATATCGATTGTGATTTCGGCACCTGCGATGAACCAAATCCAAGCTCGTGCCTTGGCTGCCAGAGAATTATTCGAGGTTAGAGAATCGAAATCTAATATGTTTCACTGGTCGTTATTGTTGATCACTCAGTACCTCTGTGAAATACCGTACcattttgttttctcaACGATATATTTTGTCTCCTTTTATTTCCCACTGAGAATTTTCTTCGAGGCATCGAGGTCGgcagttttctttttgaactATTCCatcctttttcaactgttcTACATCTCTCTGGGCTTAATGATACTGTACATGGCACCAAACCTACCTTCAGCAAATGTGATTATGGGTCTGGTATTGTCATTCTTATTGAGTTTCTGTGGTGTTGTTCAGCCACCATCTTTGATGCCCGGTTTTTGGACTTTCATGTGGAAGGCCTCCCCATACACATATTTCGTTCAGAACTTACTCTCACTCGTTTTACATGGCAAGGAGGTTGTCTGCAGGGGTAAAGAGCTGTCTTATCTGAATCCGCCTGCAGGACAAACTTGTGGTTCGTACATGGAGTCATTTTTGTCCACTAATACCGGCTACGTCAATAACCCAGATGCAACCCAAGACTGTGCGTATTGTCTATACAGTGTCGGTGATGAATATCTACGTCGTATAGGAGGAAGTTATTCATATCTTTGGAGAAATTTTGGACTTTACTGGGCATAcatcatattcaatttctttgcaatgGTAGCCATTTACTACCTGTTCCATGTGAGACAGGTAAGTCTTCTTGATACCACGGCTTTGCAAGATTTTTCTCAGCGTTTGATAAGTAGATTATCACTAAGAGGCTctaaagagaaaaaatag
- the RPT2 gene encoding proteasome regulatory particle base subunit RPT2 (similar to Saccharomyces cerevisiae RPT2 (YDL007W); ancestral locus Anc_3.216) yields MGQGVSAGQDKKKKNSNKDKPKYEPPVQSRFGRKKRRGGPATAEKLPNINPSTRCKLKLLRVERIKDHLLLEEEFVTNSEILKPFEKKQEEERKQLEEIRGNPLSIGTLEEIIDDDHAIVTSPTMPDYYVSILSFADKELLEPGCSVLLHHKTMSIVGVLQDDTDPMISVMKIDKSPTENYSDIGGLENQIQEIKEAVELPLTHPELYEEMGIKPPKGVILYGAPGTGKTLLAKAVANQTSATFLRIVGSELIQKYLGDGPRLCRQIFKVAAENAPSIVFIDEIDAIGTKRYDSNSGGEREIQRTMLELLNQLDGFDDRGDVKVIMATNKIESLDPALIRPGRIDRKILFESPDLSTKRKILSIHTSKMNLNENVNFEELVTSKDELSGADIQAMCTEAGLLALRERRMQVTAEDFKQAKERVMKNKVEENLEGLYL; encoded by the coding sequence ATGGGACAAGGAGTATCTGCTGGtcaagataaaaaaaaaaagaatagtAACAAGGATAAGCCAAAATATGAACCACCAGTTCAATCAAGATTCGggaggaagaaaagaagaggcGGTCCAGCAACAGCTGAGAAATTACCAAATATAAACCCGTCAACCCGTTGTAAGCTGAAGCTTCTAAGAGTTGAGAGAATCAAAGACCATCTACTGTTAGAAGAGGAGTTTGTGACGAATTCAGAGATCCTTAAAccatttgagaaaaaacaagaagaagaaagaaagcaGCTGGAGGAAATCAGAGGTAATCCGTTAAGCATCGGAACTTTAGAGGAAATTATCGACGACGACCACGCAATTGTCACAAGCCCAACAATGCCAGACTATTACGTTTCCATACTGTCGTTTGCTGATAAAGAACTTCTAGAGCCGGGATGTTCTGTACTTTTGCATCACAAGACAATGTCAATTGTTGGTGTCTTGCAGGACGACACGGATCCGATGATTTCTGTGATGAAGATTGATAAATCCCCGACCGAAAACTATAGTGATATCGGAGGtcttgaaaatcaaatCCAGGAGATCAAGGAGGCTGTCGAGCTGCCATTAACTCATCCAGAACTGTACGAGGAAATGGGCATAAAACCACCCAAGGGGGTTATACTGTACGGTGCACCGGGAACAGGTAAAACTCTTTTGGCGAAAGCAGTTGCAAATCAAACCTCTGCGACTTTTTTGAGAATCGTTGGTTCCGAATTAATTCAGAAATATCTTGGTGATGGTCCACGTCTCTGTAGACAGATTTTCAAGGTTGCAGCAGAAAATGCTCCAAGTattgttttcattgatgaaattgacgCTATTGGTACAAAAAGATATGATTCAAATAGTGGTGGTGAGAGAGAGATTCAGAGGACAATGTTAGAATTACTGAATCAATTAGACGGGTTTGATGATAGAGGTGATGTTAAGGTCATTATGGCAACAAATAAAATCGAAAGTCTTGATCCTGCTTTAATTAGACCGGGGAGAATTGATCGTAAAATCCTTTTCGAAAGTCCAGATTTGTcaacaaagagaaaaattttgagtaTTCATACTTCAAAGATGAACCTAAACGAAAATGtcaactttgaagaattagTAACATCAAAGGATGAATTATCTGGTGCAGACATTCAAGCGATGTGTACTGAAGCAGGTTTGTTAGCTTTAAGAGAGAGAAGAATGCAAGTTACTGCGGAAGATTTTAAGCAAGCAAAAGAACGtgtaatgaaaaataaagttgaagaaaatctTGAGGGTTTATACTTATAA
- the PTC1 gene encoding type 2C protein phosphatase PTC1 (similar to Saccharomyces cerevisiae PTC1 (YDL006W); ancestral locus Anc_3.215): MSPVAKHGDQYQLSYRVGVAENKNSKFRKTMEDVHTYVKNFASRLDWGYFAIFDGHAGSQASKWCGSHLHRVVEELLLEDETDDVRNVMNRSFLRVDQEINSELPGNSGCTAAVCMLRWELPDGVPEQSPELNEHKRKLYTANVGDSRIVLFRNGQSIRLTYDHKASDILEMQRVEQAGGLIMKSRVNGMLAVTRSLGDKFFDGLVVGNPFTTSVEITNEDKFLIIACDGLWDVIDDQEACEIIKDIKEPNEAAKTLVRYALENGTTDNVTAMVVCL, encoded by the coding sequence ATGAGTCCTGTCGCTAAACATGGCGATCAATACCAATTGAGCTATCGGGTCGGTGTCGCAGAGAataaaaattcaaaatttcgCAAAACTATGGAAGATGTTCATACCTatgttaaaaattttgcatcGAGGTTAGATTGGGGTTATTTTGCAATATTTGATGGTCATGCTGGTTCGCAAGCTTCAAAATGGTGCGGCTCTCATTTACACAGAGTTGTTGAAGAGTTATTGCTCGAAGACGAGACAGACGATGTAAGGAATGTCATGAACCGTTCTTTCTTACGCGTAGATCAAGAAATAAATTCTGAATTACCTGGTAATAGTGGTTGTACGGCAGCCGTTTGTATGTTGAGATGGGAATTACCAGATGGTGTACCTGAGCAGTCCCCTGAGTTGAATGAAcataaaagaaaactatATACAGCAAACGTGGGGGATTCTAGGATAGTATTGTTTCGAAATGGTCAGAGTATAAGACTAACATATGATCACAAAGCTTCTGATATATTAGAAATGCAAAGAGTTGAACAGGCGGGTGGACTTATAATGAAAAGTCGAGTTAATGGTATGTTGGCTGTTACAAGGTCTCTTGGTGATAAATTCTTTGACGGTCTTGTTGTTGGCAACCCGTTCACGACAAGTGTTGAAATAACGAATGAAGATAAATTCTTGATAATAGCATGTGATGGACTATGGGATGTCATAGATGATCAAGAAGCATGtgaaattatcaaagatataAAGGAACCTAATGAAGCCGCGAAAACACTTGTTAGGTATGCCTTAGAGAATGGAACCACAGATAACGTAACGGCGATGGTTGTATGTCTATAA
- the MED2 gene encoding Med2p (similar to Saccharomyces cerevisiae MED2 (YDL005C); ancestral locus Anc_3.214): MAFASENASIHSPLQNSSQISPPVHRNKLTKCFDDIMKIASEMMVQQQLKTVQLDALVVNGFSQSQQRQLAEKIHSFHAILDDLETTLSKSKSYVQTVHDIGLEKERQKQKEMEEIRIKQEKEEELKRQQEELQKRAQEEEDQQQNEQNKQQTQLNNSDSDSKVDFSMATPHGLLADFGKNNTTDIDITGAIAAKDLPMNSPTELNGEAQSTKHIRQYSAQQTPGLDQQSLQNGSDDLGMNMNMISGLDGGELDMPDFNARMNENNNGNNSNSNDGMPLAENFEPSSSENNKDVTALNNTSAGNNLDDNEDDYLTLNDFNDFNIDWNTTGNPADLDLNGFNI; the protein is encoded by the coding sequence ATGGCATTCGCATCGGAAAATGCGAGCATCCATAGTCCTCTTCAAAACTCAAGTCAAATCTCCCCGCCAGTTCATAGAAATAAACTGACTAAATGCTTTGATGACATTATGAAGATCGCATCCGAAATGATGGTACAACAGCAATTGAAGACAGTTCAGTTAGACGCTTTGGTCGTCAATGGATTCAGCCAAAGTCAGCAAAGACAACTGGCAGAAAAAattcactcttttcatgCTATTTTAGATGATTTAGAAACAACGCTATCAAAGAGTAAAAGTTATGTTCAAACGGTACATGATATTGGATTAGAGAAGGAAAGACAAAAGCAGAAAGAGATGGAGGAAATCAGAATAAAGcaagagaaagaggaagagcTAAAGAGGCAGCAGGAAGAGCTGCAAAAAAGAGCGCAGGAAGAGGAGGACCAACAGCaaaatgaacaaaataagCAACAAACTCAATTGAATAATTCAGATTCAGATTCTAAAGTGGACTTTTCAATGGCTACACCACACGGTCTGCTGGCagattttggaaagaataataCTACCGATATTGATATCACAGGTGCAATAGCTGCCAAAGATCTTCCGATGAATTCCCCTACAGAACTGAACGGAGAAGCACAGTCGACAAAGCATATTAGACAATACTCTGCCCAACAAACACCCGGTCTTGACCAACAATCGTTGCAAAATGGTTCAGATGATCTAGGTATGAATATGAATATGATTTCCGGTTTAGATGGTGGTGAATTAGATATGCCCGATTTTAACGCTAGAATGAACGAAAATAATAATGGAAACAATTCAAATAGCAATGATGGTATGCCATTAGCTGAAAACTTTGAGCCATCTTCGTCAGAAAACAATAAAGATGTTACAGCTTTGAATAATACATCTGCAGGAAATAAtcttgatgataatgaGGATGATTATTTAACATTGAATGACTTCAACGATTTCAACATTGATTGGAATACTACTGGTAACCCCGCAGATTTAGATCTGAATGGATTCAATATATAA
- the ATP16 gene encoding F1F0 ATP synthase subunit delta (similar to Saccharomyces cerevisiae ATP16 (YDL004W); ancestral locus Anc_3.213) produces the protein MFRLNALKTITRSMNVVAKRSYAEAATSNVLKLQFALPHETLFAGSQVTQVNLPVQSGRIGVLADHVPTVEQLSSGVVEVFEGTSSKKYYVSGGFAAVQPDSTLCITSVEAFPLESFSQENVKSLLSEANKNINSSDEKVAAEAAIQVEVLESLQAALK, from the coding sequence atgtTCCGTTTGAATGCTCTAAAGACTATAACAAGATCCATGAATGTAGTGGCTAAACGTTCATATGCAGAGGCAGCCACATCAAATGTGCTAAAATTGCAATTTGCGCTACCTCACGAAACGCTATTTGCTGGATCACAAGTGACACAGGTGAATTTACCAGTACAAAGTGGTCGTATCGGTGTCCTAGCGGACCATGTTCCAACTGTTGAACAACTTTCTTCCGGTGTGGTTGAAGTCTTCGAAGGAACATCTAGCAAGAAATACTATGTTTCCGGCGGTTTCGCTGCTGTTCAACCGGACTCTACTTTGTGTATCACTTCCGTTGAGGCATTTCCATTGGAGAGCTTTTCACAAGAAAACGTCAAGTCTCTGTTAAGCGAAGCCAACAAAAACATCAACTCTTCGGATGAGAAAGTTGCGGCTGAAGCGGCTATTCAAGTTGAGGTCTTGGAATCCTTACAAGCTGCTCTCAAATAA
- the MCD1 gene encoding kleisin alpha (similar to Saccharomyces cerevisiae MCD1 (YDL003W); ancestral locus Anc_3.212), protein MPHSTRGPYTTVRISTKTGPLAQIWLAANMSNLPRNSILQTSIVESADEIAKVSGCETDNGNSGELEHITLHTSGDLLQGIVRVYSKQTVFLLNDIKDTLTKISSLFKANQRINVTLSKTNTIARVDQLVLEDAVTEREVLVPPDLNFLFEPVSKERNRLMGTENSMERKVQGAAPWDTSLEVGRRFNPDEELEYHQSSALDLNFDLDIGNTITSSKTWEEGTRQTSLQNSRNDSSNREFNEPENFIAQDDFPLEDPNSGEWDLGVSEKNEARKEQDNESVSDISVEIGRRVAGNSNNATVDFGFELDIDKEPLDQQSDSESNDIEQNASTTGPGMAYLAKRSKVAKNSTLIDVTKIEMDNETELNDEEFKRFTMTAQDSGTNSTSSKNPRVTKKRLLEDFKNCSDGFPTIALCNFLSHQPVKRIKTLQDELIEDPVLDISLGINDDLLQSSIANSSQIGDDSEDSDHFIPIDADIGQPPIDEGSDSYVKAVEDTEEGHHSTQYQTTQTQKIRLNTGELASKSTVYMAELLRTEFIDNNSITFHNVLVAKHEAQEVSGDFVAGISRREASKGFFEMLSLATAGCIDLDQQMAFEDITIKTRAPLYEKFISA, encoded by the coding sequence ATGCCCCACTCGACAAGAGGACCGTATACCACTGTAAGGATATCGACCAAGACAGGACCATTGGCACAAATATGGCTTGCTGCTAATATGTCAAATTTGCCTAGAAACTCTATCCTCCAAACAAGCATCGTTGAATCAGCTGATGAAATTGCTAAAGTGTCCGGCTGTGAAACGGATAATGGGAACTCCGGTGAATTGGAACATATTACTTTGCATACATCAGGAGACCTTTTACAAGGAATTGTTCGCGTTTATTCGAAGCAAACAGTGTTTCTGTTGAATGACATTAAAGATACTCTAACGAAAATTTCATCGCTCTTTAAAGCTAACCAAAGAATTAATGTTACTTTGAGTAAGACAAATACAATTGCCCGTGTCGACCAATTGGTTTTAGAAGATGCAGTTACTGAGAGAGAAGTCCTAGTACCGCCTGATTTAAATTTTCTATTTGAACCAGTTTCGAAAGAAAGGAACCGATTGATGGGAACCGAAAATTCAATGGaaagaaaagttcaagGCGCAGCACCATGGGATACGTCACTAGAAGTTGGTAGAAGATTCAATCCAGATGAAGAGCTTGAATATCATCAGTCTTCTGCTTTGGATCTGAATTTCGATTTAGATATCGGTAACACAATAACATCGTCAAAAACATGGGAAGAAGGTACAAGACAGACCTCGCTtcaaaattcaagaaaCGATAGCTCGAATCGTGAATTCAATGAGCCCGAGAACTTTATTGCACAAGATGATTTCCCATTAGAGGATCCAAATAGTGGCGAATGGGATTTAGGCgtctctgaaaaaaatgaagctAGGAAAGAGCAGGATAATGAATCGGTGTCTGATatatctgttgaaatagGTAGACGGGTCGCTGGCAATTCAAATAATGCAACAGTGGATTTTGGCTTTGAGTTAGACATAGATAAAGAGCCGCTGGATCAACAGTCGGATAGCGAAAGTAACGACATTGAACAAAACGCTTCGACTACAGGTCCAGGGATGGCTTACCTTGCGAAGAGGTCAAAAGTAGCTAAAAATAGCACATTGATTGATGTAACAAAAATAGAGATGGACAATGAAACAGAGCTGAATGATGAAGAGTTTAAACGATTTACGATGACTGCACAGGATTCTGGTACAAATTCCACTTCTAGCAAAAACCCCAGAgtaacaaagaaaaggcttctggaagatttcaagaattgttCAGATGGTTTTCCTACGATCGCCCTCTGTAATTTCCTATCCCATCAACCAGTTAAAAGGATCAAAACTCTGCAGGATGAGTTAATAGAAGATCCTGTGCTAGATATATCACTAGGAATAAATGATGACCTATTACAAAGCTCCATAGCGAATAGTAGTCAAATTGGTGACGATTCCGAAGACAGCGACCATTTTATTCCAATCGATGCAGATATCGGTCAACCGCCAATAGACGAAGGCAGCGACAGCTACGTAAAGGCAGTTGAAGACACAGAAGAAGGACATCATTCAACTCAATATCAAACTACCCAGACACAAAAAATACGATTGAACACTGGAGAACTAGCCTCCAAATCAACAGTATACATGGCTGAACTGTTGAGAACGGAATTTATAGATAACAACTCAATAACCTTCCACAATGTTTTAGTGGCAAAACATGAAGCACAGGAAGTAAGTGGTGACTTCGTAGCAGGtatttcaagaagagaagCCAGCAAGGGGTTTTTTGAGATGTTATCTCTTGCAACAGCGGGTTGTATTGATCTTGATCAACAGATGGCCTTTGAGGATATCACCATAAAAACAAGAGCCCCTctttatgaaaaattcatttcGGCTTAA